The window aaaaccgtatgattacttattaataatacaaacatgaaaaaattcgcgtggaaaaagtgccggaagatgtttcttgaagccctttttttcgcattcgagaaaaattttttcagagtttttgtacaaaattttggtcattgccgtttacatgagatcattggcctacaactttcccaatgtctttctgcaaatcaaaatccagaattacgatgtgtaatttgcactggtgttacactttttgcactggtgttacactttttgcaccggtgttacactttttgcactggtgttacacttgtaataatacacatgaaaaaattactcgattctgattggctgagagcagtgcagttcaagtgtaacaccagtgcaaaaagtgtaacaccggtgcaaaaagtgtaacaccagtgcaaaaagtgtaacaccagtgcaaattacacatcgtaattctggattttgatttgcagaaagacattgggaaagttgtaggccaatgatctcatgtaaacggcaatgaccaaaattttgtacaaaaactctgaaaaaatttttctcgaatgcgaaaaaaagggcttcaagaaacatcttccggcactttttccacgcgaattttttcatgtttgtattattaataagtaatcatacggtttttctcgttcaatttggaattaatttgcacttgtgagtttttgaaaaagctgaaattgcactcgccgaagcggatcgtgcaatttcagctttttcaaaaactcactcgtgcaaattaattccaaattgaactcgaaaccgtatgattacctatacaactgcactgctctcagccaatcagaatcgagtaattttttcatgtgtattattatctGTTAAACCACTTTTATGTCGCAAAGGAGTTTTGGTGGTCGATCCTTTTCCCCACGTTGTCTTAATTTTTCACGAACATCAACCAAtatttccgccatattgattttagggttcacgtcttgttgtttagCAATGGTCCTgaggtaccaggcctccgatgtCGAGActacttgtaattttttttttaggtttttactgggttgccgggttgcctatggcaaacccaatcgaggtctgcgtttagtttgtttgttttatttttttttgttgttgttttttttttctgtgtcggtaaaagtcttgcctgtcactcccctggtaagtggtgtctttgtacatagagccttttgcgcgtattttcttaggatcgagagggtagtggaactgcgtagatttctctggtggacacagtagaatcattaacttagcctgcaatggcgtcgaaagtcatgtaacgcgaatggcgttttagtgcatccttaaacaaaatatacccttatggagctcagtaatggaaagtcagttggataaactaggcaggaatctcaaaagcgacgagtactggacttcgacaacaatctatcgcccgtcgagacgaaatcaaagtgagctgtatttacctgaagtacatggtaatttgacacgattgagtttcttgtcttcacgcacgcaatgaaataggaagaggttttcgcctctaagagcaaatatgttgtttgtttcaataaaatttttgctggaaaaggattctgtggtattttctgcctttgtgaattataatgtcatgttgtgtattgaattttcgagcttaaggttgaaatgtgatatgggagaagttttttagtattgctctgtaagcaggaagggttcacaggcctgttggaagcgtgcttgagtttcaacaaaatgagccccaaaatcagtgaaaacttgcgacgcaaatgaataataaagtagctgctattcccaaaatgatggaattacctggtgataaataacgtcgtacgcgtcttggagagtaaattttgactttgcataaacaagagttgggcgattgtgatctttgttttgacttcgctcatttcattgtcaaactttataatacttgacagaaaaagaaacttacaaaaacgcggtatcttgccatcatttgacacagatgctttactgtttggcgagtaaacatgccgcggtaacttaatcacggcgcccgctgaattccggccatgtcactttcgattttgcaatttactttaacgtagcaaaactctcccaaaatgtttgtagctcatcgtaactttttatattctagattcacggttcaaaattaatgttgttttcatgtcgtaaatattttattctcgatcgaccatcccggaaagttccttctgctctttctaactgaaaactgtgtatcaatagttatttgctttttcatcaatatttgttttgcataaagcaagctaacaaaatctgtaccttgctgagttcgcatttgttagcgttaatagtattttcggtcagatgcttctgttttttatgaggggtttactgttttggtctcccatcctaacactaaccccgctgaacaggggaaaacttcagtgaagtctagtattacaaagctgtcagatgctcagagggcacacttgtggtgaaaagaagttgtgagggaacttgaaaattatcaacatgtcagcccagaagccaatgtttctcgcttctcttttatttgttattattcggagactggaatgctgtatttcaataccacacaattcagtgccttctgattttctgtagcacgtaccacaggcaacccagtgtatgctacacggaagcatctcgtttttttcaatccgacctaCCGACCGACCctatatcaggaaacgcattcgacgatAAACGGAAAAAAGCGGAATGGCCTTTGGGACAGAAAATCATGATCAGTATGAATTATCAAAGAGAAATTTATAGTTCTAGAGATCTCATGACCGGATGAAAATCTCGCGATAAAGTCTTTTTATGAAAACGTTCAGACTGAGATTTAAGCTAAATTTTAAGATCATCTTTATTTTGCATTTGttcggttttgtttttgtttttgcgacTTCAGTTCAAGAACATGTTAAGAATTTCATCAGGCTCAAAAAAAATTACGAATTAACGTTCAgccccaaaattagacgttgttataaaagaaattatCTGTTGAACATTGCTTATTTCAACAGAGAATCGCACAAATAAACAGGTCTCCGTTGCAATATCGACGTTCAGTTAGCTTCAGTAGCCTCAGCTGCCCGAGCTTCGTTGAAGTATATTCTTAACGGTAGATGACTTTAGCAAAACGACGCGATCGGATAGTTGTCGTTGACAAGCGGTAGCTAAGGATACTGATAATGATATAAAAACAGCCAGCGTAAAAAATGctattgttttaatttctttcacaaAGTCACCGAGCTTTTATATCTCCATTCGTCGCTTAAGAATATCAGCACTTGCTTACTAAGCACTGGAAAGTCATTCTTGGCTAGGGTTTTGGCAAGTCGCGTGAGATGAATTAGTTAAAGTTCCGAGTTGTTCTTCAGAATTGATCATATTTGTTGTATACGCGCAAACATGACAGTTAAATTTATAAGGATCTTTCTTGTGGCTGTTGTCCTACTAATGTCAgcaacaaatattttatttgtggTTGAAAACTGGAATTTAACTCTTGATGGTAAAGCTGTGAAAGCGAGCGAAGAAAAAAAGCTATCTAAGGGAGAAATATTCTTGAACGAGCCCTCGACTTTAGACGGTGAGTGTCATTTGAATTACTTAAAGTGCTTCGCCACGTCATTGTCAAAGACGCTAAACATCTTGACCCAACTTCAAACCCCAATTATTATTTGAAAACATCGAACAAGTTCTTCGCTAAGTTGTGCGTTGTTCGCATTTCAGAAAAACCGGAGTAAACTTTCCAAAACTTATAAGGCATTGTTCACCAGACAGATTTAATTATAATATACTATTCAATATTCACGgccttaaaaatatttaaatcaaACGGTAAAAAATCAGGAATGAAAAGTTATTGCGGTTTCCACATCGCTGtttaacaaaatcgaacagtgttgaaaccctttgcGGCCCGGGCCTTTCGAATAAACGCAGCTGTCTTGGAGATGGCTTACACGCAGAAATGATGCTATCGTAATTATGTACTGTGGTTAAAATGTTTTGGGCGTGAACGAAGGTAGATTTCACTTTAATTGATACGCCTTGATGTGAGTCTGTGAATAAACGTAGAcgtcacgaataagttgaccaatgacatctacgaccggagttcttacaGTATCTACTGACgatacacaaatcacttgactttGAAGATGATTTCCGCTCAGGTTATCGAAACGTCCTTcccaggactacactcacccagacggtcgtactttacttaattatgatatgactcctgggttcaaactaTTTACGGCCATTTACGAATAAACGTAGAGTTTCATAATTCTTGTGACATTTGTTGGATACGATCTCCCGCGGTCGGAGAATCCAGCAAACAACTCAAAGGCGAAGAAGATATTGATAAACCACATCATTTCTTTTGCTATATCAGATAATATGGATATACAAGTTTTCTCCAGCAAGGGCAAAGCGTCTATTGTCGTCAACGGCGAATTGGTGAGTATGAAATCACAACAATTATTTAGGAAGTAACTAAACGCATTGGTTTAAACATATTTATTGGCTTAGGTTttctctcattttctcttggttttctAAGAAGCTCTTTTCAAAAACATCAGTCAAAGTGTGCGAACATCGTGTATCTAGGAAATGTGTGGGGGTAATGTGAATACGCATGCGCGCACGTGTGGCGCAAGTACGAATTCGAACGTGCGTGTAAACGTGCAGGTTCATGAAAAATCGACTTTGGGGAACACAACACATTCACTTgctaagcaaaataaaaaaaaaaaggataattgGAAGGTTGTTGATTGTGTTGATTGTACCGTGATATGGATTGTAATTTAAGTGGATCTTTtaatttcagaataaaaactagcgataaaaaacgacgtttcgatctctctgagatcattttcaagtagtaAAAGAAGCGAATAAAATCTGCATATATAAGTACAAATTAAGACGTGAGAATGtccaaagataaaatatgtaaatacaagcgctaaaatgtaagtgttaaaaTATTATATAAATAACTTGCACGGATTAAATCTACATGACTGTTGGTTAAAACGCTAAAGCGTGAGTGTTAAGATACCAAAACGCTATAAAGAACTATATAAATAACTTCGCACGGATTGAATCTGACTGTTTGTTCAAAGTTGGTTTAAGCTCctttataaaaagcatttcgtagATGAGGCAATCGAATTTACTTTCGCActttctcaagatcttaaagtcacgatATATGTCACTCGGGACTGTTCCATGTTGCTCTTTAATGTGATTCCCGATTGAAGACGATCCTTTCATGTGTTCCTCGACGCGCTGATAGAGGTGTCGGCACGTATACCCGACATAGTTTGCATCGCACAAACCACACTTGTAATGGTAAACAACGCGTTGCTGGTTTATGATAGGCGGCTTCTTTTCTTTCGGTTTGATATGGTGTCCAATCTTACGGCTTGTATACACGGCGTGAATATCAATTCCAATTTTTCGGCCCAGTTCCCCAAGTTGCCTTCGCGCTGAATTAGCCGATCTCTGATCTTTGAAAGGTAACACTATTCTGACAGGCGCTTCATTCACGTTACATGCTCGTGTGGAAATTGCCTCGTCGGAAACTTTCTTGGTGACAAAATTACTGATGGTCGATTGCAGCAGTTGGGCTGGGTACTGAAGTCGGGAGAACGTTTGTGTGAGACGGTCACATTCCAGGTGGAACAGTTTCCAGGTAGATGACAATTTAAAGGCACGATCCAGCATTGTTTTTAGCAATGACTTCTTGTATCTAACATCGACGTGGCTCTTGTAATGCAGCAATAATCCGGTGTCAGTTGGTTTTCTGTATACCCTTGTCTCCAAGCAACCATTGCATTTCCGAATCTCCGTTCCCAGGAAGGGAAGTTTACCGTGTTCGCCAAGTTCCATGGTGAAGCTAACCGATGGATGGATCTCGTTCAGAACAGAAAGGAATGATTTTGCTGTTTCGACGTTGGGCATTATGCTTAATGTGTCATCCACATAGCGTTTGTAGAACTCGNNNNNNNNNNNNNNNNNNNNNNNNNNNNNNNNNNNNNNNNNNNNNNNNNNNNNNNNNNNNNNNNNNNNNNNNNNNNNNNNNNNNNNNNNNNNNNNNNNNNNNNNNNNNNNNNNNNNNNNNNNNNNNNNNNNNNNNNNNNNNNNNNNNNNNNNNNNNNNNNNNNNNNNNNNNNNNNNNNNNNNNNNNNNNNNNNNNNNNNNNNNNNNNNNNNNNNNNNNNNNNNNNNNNNNNNNNNNNNNNNNNNNNNNNNNNNNNNNNNNNNNNNNNNNNNNNNNNNNNNNNNNNNNNNNNNNNNNNNNNNNNNNNNNNNNNNNNNNNNNNNNNNNNNNNNNNNNNNNNNNNNNNNNNNNNNNNNNNNNNNNNNNNNNNNNNNNNNNNNNNNNNNNNNNNNNNNNNNNNNNNNNNNNNNNNNNNNNNNNNNNNNNNNNNNNNNNNNNNNNNNNNNNNNNNNNNNNNNNNNNNNNNNNNNNNNNNNNNNNNNNNNNNNNNNNNNNNNNNNNNNNNNNNNNNNNNNNNNNNNNNNNNNNNNNNNNNNNNNNNNNNNNNNNNNNNNNNNNNNNNNNNNNNNNNNNNNNNNNNNNNNNNNNNNNNNNNNNNNNNNNNNNNNNNNNNNNNNNNNNNNNNNNNNNNNNNNNNNNNNNNNNNNNNNNNNNNNNNNNNNNNNNNNNNNNNNNNNNNNNNNNNNNNNNNNNNNNNNNNNNNNNNNNNNNNNNNNNNNNNNNNNNNNNNNNNNNNNNNNNNNNNNNNNNNNNNNNNNNNNNNNNNNNNNNNNNNNNNNNNNNNNNNNNNNNNNNNNNNNNNNNNNNNNNNNNNNNNNNNNNNNNNNNNNNNNNNNNNNNNNNNNNNNNNNNNNNNNNNNNNNNNNNNNNNNNNNNNNNNNNNNNNNNNNNNNNNNNNNNNNNNNNNNNNNNNNNNNNNNNNNNNNNNNNNNNNNNNNNNNNNNNNNNNNNNNNNNNNNNNNNNNNNNNNNNNNNNNNNNNNNNNNNNNNNNNNNNNNNNNNNNNNNNNNNNNNNNNNNNNNNNNNNNNNNNNNNNNNNNNNNNNNNNNNNNNNNNNNNNNNNNNNNNNNNNNNNNNNNNNNNNNNNNNNNNNNNNNNNNNNNNNNNNNNNNNNNNNNNNNNNNNNNNNNNNNNNNNNNNNNNNNNNNNNNNNNNNNNNNNNNNNNNNNNNNNNNNNNNNNNNNNNNNNNNNNNNNNNNNNNNNNNNNNNNNNNNNNNNNNNNNNNNNNNNNNNNNNNNNNNNNNNNNNNNNNNNNNNNNNNNNNNNNNNNNNNNNNNNNNNNNNNNNNNNNNNNNNNNNNNNNNNNNNNNNNNNNNNNNNNNNNNNNNNNNNNNNNNNNNNNNNNNNNNNNNNNNNNNNNNNNNNNNNNNNNNNNNNNNNNNNNNNNNNNNNNNNNNNNNNNNNNNNNNNNNNNNNNNNNNNNNNNNNNNNNNNNNNNNNNNNNNNNNNNNNNNNNNNNNNNNNNNNNNNNNNNNNNNNNNNNNNNNNNNNNNNNNNNNNNNNNNNNNNNNNNNNNNNNNNNNNNNNNNNNNNNNNNNNNNNNNNNNNNNNNNNNNNNNNNNNNNNNNNNNNNNNNNNNNNNNNNNNNNNNNNNNNNNNNNNNNNNNNNNNNNNNNNNNNNNNNNNNNNNNNNNNNNNNNNNNNNNNNNNNNNNNNNNNNNNNNNNNNNNNNNNNNNNNNNNNNNNNNNNNNNNNNNNNNNNNNNNNNNNNNNNNNNNNNNNNNNNNNNNNNNNNNNNNNNNNNNNNNNNNNNNNNNNNNNNNNNNNNNNNNNNNNNNNNNNNNNNNNNNNNNNNNNNNNNNNNNNNNNNNNNNNNNNNNNNNNNNNNNNNNNNNNNNNNNNNNNNNNNNNNNNNNNNNNNNNNNNNNNNNNNNNNNNNNNNNNNNNNNNNNNNNNNNNNNNNNNNNNNNNNNNNNNNNNNNNNNNNNNNNNNNNNNNNNNNNNNNNNNNNNNNNNNNNNNNNNNNNNNNNNNNNNNNNNNNNNNNNNNNNNNNNNNNNNNNNNNNNNNNNNNNNNNNNNNNNNNNNNNNNNNNNNNNNNNNNNNNNNNNNNNNNNNNNNNNNNNNNNNNNNNNNNNNNNNNNNNNNNNNNNNNNNNNNNNNNNNNNNNNNNNNNNNNNNNNNNNNNNNNNNNNNNNNNNNNNNNNNNNNNNNNNNNNNNNNNNNNNNNNNNNNNNNNNNNNNNNNNNNNNNNNNNNNNNNNNNNNNNNNNNNNNNNNNNNNNNNNNNNNNNNNNNNNNNNNNNNNNNNNNNNNNNNNNNNNNNNNNNNNNNNNNNNNNNNNNNNNNNNNNNNNNNNNNNNNNNNNNNNNNNNNNNNNNNNNNNNNNNNNNNNNNNNNNNNNNNNNNNNNNNNNNNNNNNNNNNNNNNNNNNNNNNNNNNNNNNNNNNNNNNNNNNNNNNNNNNNNNNNNNNNNNNNNNNNNNNNNNNNNNNNNNNNNNNNNNNNNNNNNNNNNNNNNNNNNNNNNNNNNNNNNNNNNNNNNNNNNNNNNNNNNNNNNNNNNNNNNNNNNNNNNNNNNNNNNNNNNNNNNNNNNNNNNNNNNNNNNNNNNNNNNNNNNNNNNNNNNNNNNNNNNNNNNNNNNNNNNNNNNNNNNNNNNNNNNNNNNNNNNNNNNNNNNNNNNNNNNNNNNNNNNNNNNNNNNNNNNNNNNNNNNNNNNNNNNNNNNNNNNNNNNNNNNNNNNNNNNNNNNNNNNNNNNNNNNNNNNNNNNNNNNNNNNNNNNNNNNNNNNNNNNNNNNNNNNNNNNNNNNNNNNNNNNNNNNNNNNNNNNNNNNNNNNNNNNNNNNNNNNNNNNNNNNNNNNNNNNNNNNNNNNNNNNNNNNNNNNNNNNNNNNNNNNNNNNNNNNNNNNNNNNNNNNNNNNNNNNNNNNNNNNNNNNNNNNNNNNNNNNNNNNNNNNNNNNNNNNNNNNNNNNNNNNNNNNNNNNNNNNNNNNNNNNNNNNNNNNNNNNNNNNNNNNNNNNNNNNNNNNNNNNNNNNNNNNNNNNNNNNNNNNNNNNNNNNNNNNNNNNNNNNNNNNNNNNNNNNNNNNNNNNNNNNNNNNNNNNNNNNNNNNNNNNNNNNNNNNNNNNNNNNNNNNNNNNNNNNNNNNNNNNNNNNNNNNNNNNNNN of the Montipora foliosa isolate CH-2021 chromosome 14, ASM3666993v2, whole genome shotgun sequence genome contains:
- the LOC137985226 gene encoding uncharacterized protein, which translates into the protein MPNVETAKSFLSVLNEIHPSVSFTMELGEHGKLPFLGTEIRKCNGCLETRVYRKPTDTGLLLHYKSHVDVRYKKSLLKTMLDRAFKLSSTWKLFHLECDRLTQTFSRLQYPAQLLQSTISNFVTKKVSDEAISTRACNVNEAPVRIVLPFKDQRSANSARRQLGELGRKIGIDIHAVYTSRKIGHHIKPKEKKPPIINQQRVVYHYKCGLCDANYVGYTCRHLYQRVEEHMKGSSSIGNHIKEQHGTVPSDIYRDFKILRKCESKFDCLIYEMLFIKELKPTLNKQSDSIRAKLFI